The following coding sequences are from one Collimonas arenae window:
- the msrB gene encoding peptide-methionine (R)-S-oxide reductase MsrB codes for MSTTKISKTDAEWRAELEPMEYEVTRHAATERAFTGRYWDHHEHGIYTCVCCNTPLFESDAKFDSGCGWPSYFKAINPDNVEERVDRSHGMSRTEILCKVCDAHLGHVFPDGPPPTGLRYCINSASLRFDPAD; via the coding sequence ATGAGCACCACCAAAATCAGTAAGACCGACGCCGAATGGCGCGCCGAGCTGGAACCGATGGAATATGAAGTGACCCGCCATGCAGCGACCGAACGGGCATTCACGGGCCGCTACTGGGATCACCACGAACACGGCATCTACACCTGCGTCTGCTGCAATACACCCTTGTTCGAATCGGACGCCAAGTTCGATTCCGGTTGCGGCTGGCCGAGCTACTTCAAAGCCATCAATCCCGACAACGTCGAAGAACGCGTCGACCGCAGCCATGGCATGAGCCGCACCGAGATCCTGTGCAAGGTGTGCGACGCCCACCTAGGCCACGTGTTCCCGGACGGCCCGCCGCCAACCGGCCTGCGCTACTGCATCAATTCGGCATCATTGCGTTTTGATCCGGCCGACTGA